One Deltaproteobacteria bacterium genomic region harbors:
- a CDS encoding paraslipin, with protein MTTTQGVFVGIVIAVFLLFVLYRIAVVVPQQHAYVVERLGKYLGTLGAGFHLLFPFLDVIRYRHLLKEQALDIPEQICITKDNVQVRIDGIIYLKVLDPQLASYGIADYIFAITQLAQTTLRSEIGKIDLDKTFEERSNINSLVVFELDKASESWGIKVLRYEIKNITPPIDVLAAMEKQMRAEREKRAVVLQSEGDRDAAINEAEGQKQRVIKASEAKKQQQINEAEGKANAILAVARATAEGLRTVAASIGDPGGIEAVQLRVAEQYISEFGNLAKTNNSLIIPSNISDVASILATAMTVIKTQKDDNSQSSRKPFNFPTDKP; from the coding sequence ATGACTACTACTCAAGGCGTTTTTGTCGGTATCGTTATCGCCGTTTTTTTATTGTTTGTTCTGTATAGAATTGCTGTTGTAGTACCACAACAGCATGCTTATGTAGTTGAACGACTTGGCAAATACCTAGGCACTTTAGGTGCCGGTTTTCATTTGCTTTTTCCATTTTTAGATGTAATTCGCTATCGACACCTACTTAAAGAACAAGCCCTCGATATTCCTGAGCAGATCTGCATTACTAAAGATAATGTGCAAGTTAGAATTGACGGCATTATTTATTTAAAAGTCCTTGACCCACAGTTAGCGTCATATGGAATTGCCGACTATATTTTTGCGATAACACAATTAGCTCAGACCACTTTACGTAGTGAAATTGGTAAAATAGATCTCGATAAAACTTTTGAAGAACGCTCTAATATAAACAGTTTAGTTGTCTTTGAGCTTGATAAAGCCTCTGAGTCCTGGGGCATTAAAGTATTACGCTATGAAATTAAAAATATTACGCCGCCGATAGATGTGTTAGCCGCAATGGAAAAACAAATGCGCGCCGAGCGTGAGAAACGTGCAGTAGTATTGCAATCAGAAGGTGATCGCGACGCTGCAATTAACGAAGCTGAAGGTCAAAAGCAACGAGTTATAAAAGCTTCAGAAGCGAAAAAACAACAACAAATTAACGAAGCCGAGGGTAAAGCCAATGCTATTTTGGCCGTAGCACGAGCAACAGCCGAAGGCCTTCGTACCGTGGCAGCCTCGATTGGCGATCCTGGAGGGATAGAAGCAGTGCAACTAAGGGTTGCTGAGCAGTATATTAGTGAGTTTGGTAATTTAGCTAAGACCAATAACAGTTTAATTATCCCGTCAAACATTAGTGATGTCGCTTCGATACTTGCAACAGCAATGACGGTTATAAAAACTCAAAAAGACGATAATTCTCAATCGTCACGAAAACCCTTTAACTTTCCAACTGATAAACCATAA
- a CDS encoding NfeD family protein, producing MQWWWWIILGVVFLAAELFLPGSFVAFFFGIAAICMGVITGIGVINSLWIQWLIFSAVAIITLLFLRKPLQQRLKLLNNSNNTVNSFAGEIALVIEDIPVNGIGRIELRGSSWSARSKANDRIVVGTTCQVESIDGLTVWVKTE from the coding sequence ATGCAATGGTGGTGGTGGATAATACTCGGAGTAGTATTTCTTGCAGCCGAGTTGTTTTTACCAGGCAGTTTTGTTGCATTTTTCTTTGGTATTGCAGCGATATGTATGGGAGTAATTACCGGAATCGGCGTAATCAATTCATTATGGATTCAATGGCTTATTTTTTCAGCTGTTGCTATCATAACCTTGCTATTTTTGCGCAAACCCCTACAACAACGATTAAAGTTGCTAAATAATAGCAACAATACGGTTAATAGTTTTGCCGGCGAAATCGCTCTAGTAATTGAAGATATTCCAGTAAATGGTATTGGCCGTATTGAATTACGAGGTTCAAGCTGGAGCGCACGCAGCAAAGCAAATGACAGGATAGTAGTTGGAACTACATGCCAGGTTGAATCTATTGATGGGTTAACCGTGTGGGTAAAAACTGAATAA